Below is a window of Desmonostoc muscorum LEGE 12446 DNA.
GGTAACTTCTGGATTGAATTCCGCAAAAGGAACCCGCAATATCCAAGCGTTTTCAGTATCTTCAACTTTTTCCAAGCGCAAGTTACAAAATGTGCCTTCACAGTTAGGAATTAGCCGAGTGAGAATAATTACATGGGGTTTAATCCCCAACAAATCGAGGCCAGCGAGTTTGATTTCTTCACGGAGTTTGTTTTCTAAACTGCGGGCTTGTTCGAGGACATAAATAACTTGACCGAGTGTTTCATCTCTTCCCAAGACATCTTCTTGTCCTACCCAGCCGTGTATGGAAATCAGAACTACGCGAAATATGGCGGGGACACGGGCGACAAATGTTTCTAAAATGCCTGGTTCTGGAGAGTAAATCAGGCGATCGAAAAGTTCTAAAGTTTCGCGGACTCGCCCCGCAGTGTTACCCCAACCTGGTTCAAAGCCGAGTTCTTGGAGGTGAGAGCGAAATTTTTCGTATGGTTCCTCAGGGGGTTGCTGACTCAGGAATTTGAGGGCTAGCTTAATTTGCTTGGCTAGTTGTATACCTGAGGTAATGCGATCGCCAATTAGTAGCCTAATTCCTTCGTGATCAATTTTGCTTAAAGCCAGATACAAGAGTTCTAGCCAGTGTTGGGGGTCACTCAACAATTGACTCGACAGGTAACGGTTGAGAAAAGCTAAACCTTGACCGATATTTCTGGGGTCGTCAATTCTGGGGGAACCTTCGTAAAAGGGATGGAGGTCGATTTCCAGGATGTGATCTTGGTAGCGGTTCACCAAGCGATCGCTCACATCTAGCAACGCTTGGGGCGTCATCGGCTCAAAGCTACTAAAGTCCGCTGTCAATTGCCAAACTTCCTGGCTAGCAATCCTGGGTCGAACAACAAACCAACTATACTCCTCCTCCAGAATTATTTCATGGGTATAGTGGATGAGTTTCCCAATAGAAGAAGAGTGATAAAAGTAAGCCGGCTTTTGGGACTGCTGACAGTAATCTGCAAAATTTTGCAAAATCTCATTCCTCAGGAAGTAACGCTTACCTGAGGCATTCAACACATCTGTCAACTGACGTAGAACGGTTTTTTCATCACTGTTCAATACAGCTTGAAATAATTCGTGCATGACAAATTCCAGAGATTTGACTAATTCAGAACCTCATTCTTTTCTCCTCAACAACTGTAATTTTCAATGACGAGTGTTCTGTGAGGCACATTCCTACTTCGAGTGTAAATAAATGCGAAAATCGTTGCTTCTAGCTGTGGTATGAAATTTTCAAGGGAGACTCAAATTTATTAGGACTTACGCAATAATTAGACTTCTTGCATAAATCAAAAAAAAGAACCCCACCCCGCCTTTGACTTACGTCAAAGTCTCCCCTCCCGAAGAGCGCGGAGGGGCTGGGGGTGGGGTGTTAGGGGACTTTTGCAAGAGGTCTAATCCAGTAATACAAGTCTTTTTTCTCAAAAAACTGCCAATTTGGCTAAAGTAGCTGCAAAGACATATTATTCTATATGTGTATGTTCTCATTCAGGCATAAGAGACAATTTATAAAGTAAATCTTAAGTAGGGTGCGTTACGGCTTTGCTATCACGCACCGCAATACAAGATGATGCCTTAGGCGCAGTTCATATTTCTGGCGATCATTAATCTCAAAATATGCGCCTAACACACCCGACAATAATTTTATTTTTACTTTATAAATAGCCTCTAATACACCATAGAGTTCTTGTTAGTAATTGAAGACCGATTTAAAACTCTGCGGGTTGAAGTCAGGCACATTCTTGGTTTAACGAGTTCACTTAGCCAAGACAACCTTGCGGGATCTAAATCAAAAGCCAAAAATTTTTCTTGACGGCTGAATTCACTTGATCCAGACCAAATTTTTGAGTAATCAGTATCGGTCAGCACTGCTTCGGTAAGTCATACCAATTTGACAAATGATTGGGACAGATGGATTAATAAAACCCACATACAGAAGGCAATTCTCAATCCAAAATCGTTCGACTGAGCGAAGCCCTATCCCTACGGGGAAGCAAGCTACGCGTAGCGTTCCGCAGGAAAGTCTAAAATCCAAAATGGTATTACATCAGGGTTAGCCATGAACTACCAAATTTCTTCTTCTCAAAAGAATTTTCAAAAAGCCATTACTCCAGAACAATTCGAGCAGGTGATCGAAGCTATTACCGATGGTCGATATTCCTGGGCTTGTGTACTGATTTTACGTTTTGTGGGTTACAATCCACTACATTTTATTCCCCAAAGAACTTATAGTCGTTTAATCAAAGAAAATAGCCATACTCCGACCTTGCCTGTATCTACCACTAGGCAAAATTCGTAATTGTTAATTATCTTTGAGCAATGATTGAAAACATTAAAACAGATGGTTGGTGGATTCATATTGCAATCTACACCAAACCAATAAAACAGTAGAAAAACTACATCATAACTTGCCAAACCAACCGATTTTCTTGTTATATCAAGCCTAAATTAATAACTTTTTGCAGTGCTTTTTCAAATTCTATGCCCTGTTTTAACGCAATATATAACAATACTATTGTGGCTGAACGAATTGAATTATCACAATGGATGAGAGTCGGTTTTGGTAACTTAGCAATCTTCTGAAATATCTGGAACGTACCTTGCTCTTTAATGTCTTCAGTTTTGAACGGGAGGTTTATATAGTACAGTCCCAAAAGCTCAGTTTTCTCCTGTTCATCAACCAGGAAACCTGTTTCATCGGGTAAACGTAGGTTAAGTACAGACTTATAACCCTCATCAGCGATTTGTTTTAACTGATCTAGTGTAATTTGTCCAGCGATCGCTAACTCATCATTAATCTTCCTAACAATATTCATCGGGAGTATCCCAATTTTGGCGACATGTTACCCACCCTCCCAATTTACTGGAAGAATTTGAGGAAATTGTGAGCGAATTGGGAATTAAGAGTGCGGAGTTAGGAGTTATTCTTCCCCTGCCTCCCCTACCTCCCTACAGACGCGATTCATCGCGTCTCTACTGCCCACTCCCTAACAGCGGTAAACAAATCGTAAAAGTCGCGCCCTCATTGGGAAGACTGCTGGCTGTGATGCTGCCTTGATGGGCTTCGATGATGCGCTTGGCGATCGCTAATCCCAGTCCGTTACTATTGCCTTTGCGGGAGGGGTCTGTTGTATAAAACTGCTCAAAAATCCGGGGTAAATCATCCTCGCTAATACCTAATCCCTGGTCTTGAATTTTCACAACCGCTTGTTTACCCTTGGTATACCCAGAAATCAACACCAAAGAATCGGGTACTGAGTGTTTGATGGCGTTATCTAGCACATTTAAAATTGCCTGTAATAGCCGCTCCGGATCACCTTGTAGTTGTAAATCAACTACGTTTACCTGCACAGATACGCCAACAGCTTGCATTCGGGATTCCATCGCATTCACAGCACGGTTAATTAGACCGCGCAGTGAGAATATTTGCTGTTCGAGTTGAGTAACTCCTGCTTCCAAACGTCCTAAATCGAGCAAATCATGAATTAGTCGTGATAAGCGTTTGATTTCGTTCTCAATTGTTTGGAAAAAGCGATCGCGTAATTCGGGTTCTTCATATGCACCACTTCTGAGTGCGTCTACTGTTACCTGCACGTTGCTGATGGGCGTGCGGAGTTCGTGGGAAACATTTGCTAAAAAAGCCCGACGTTCTTGATCTAAAGAAGCCAGTCGTTGACTCATCCGGTTGAGTTCTGCCGCTAACTGATCCAACTCATTGTTTTCATGGATAATCAGCTTATCGCCAAAATGACCACCACCCAAGCGAATCGCAAAGTTTTGCATAGTTTCGATTGGTTTTGAAAGACTGCGAGCAAAGCGAGTGCTGATTAAGGCACAGAGCAAGATTGTTACCGCCAGGGTTCCTAAAACACTCCAAATCACCGTTGCGAACTGACGCTGAAGCTGATCCAAAGTAATGGACATTCGCAGTACGCCCAGTAATTGACCGTTACGCGCAATTGGTCGAGCGATGTAGAGGCGGTCTTCAGTTGATAAAACTCCTTTTGCTACCCCTTGTTCGGGACGATTTTGCAAAGCTTCCCATACTCCGGGAACTTTGTACCAGTCTGTAACTAGTTTGTCTCGGAGTGGATCGGAAGTTGCTAAGAGGCGAGCTTGTTGATTGAAAATGCGGAGTGTCACAGTTTCTGGCGCTCCATACCGCTGCACTAACACTTCTATTCGTTGGAGATCCTTTGCTTCTAAAGCATCTGCGGCACTCTCACTCAAGGCAGCTGTCCAATTTTCCAAATCCATTTGTCGCGATCGCATGAAGTAAGCATGGAACGACCAGAGGATATAGCCTGCCATGAAGGAGGTTCCCAAAGCTATCAGTAACAGATAGGTGGCTAGCAGCTTAGCATGAATGGAATTTAATTTGATTCTAGGCAACCAGCCCATTTTTCTTTAAAACTAATTCCCTAAACGACGGCGTAACACTGTTTTTATCCGTGCCAGCAGTTCACGAGTGTTGAAAGGCTTGGTGACATAATCATCTGCTCCCGCTTCCAAGCCCCAAACTTTATCAATATCTTGATCTTTTGCCGTCAGCATCACAATGGGAACATCCGAAAAAGCCCGAATTCGCCAACAGATTTCCATGCCATCAACCTCCGGCAGCATCAAGTCTAGCAAAATTATATCCGGTACTTGCTTGTGGAACTGTTTAATAGCATTATGTCCATCGGCTGCCGTTGTCACTGTATAACCTTCTTTTTCCAGTGTGTAAGTCAGGCTTTCCCGTAGGGCTGCTTCATCATCCACTAGTAAGATATGCGGCATTTTAGCTTTAGCATTAACATTAAGCTTTAATTTTAGCCGTCAATTAAGTTCGTTGGTACGCCCCTACTACACAAAATTAATTACTTCTGAATACCTGGTGTAAAATTTTCAACAATTCTTTGCCTGTGTAGGGTTTGGATAAAACTGCTTGCACATTAGTATCACCAGCTTCAGCAAACACTTCCATTGAGTTCAGTCCGCTACAGGCAATAATTTGAACTTGCTTGTTCATTTTTTGCAAGGTGCGAATAGCGGTGATTCCATCCATTTCCGGCATCATGATATCCATCAATACAGCTTGAATTTGATGCTTGTGCTGGGCATAAAGTGCGATCGCCTCAATGCCATTACTGGCAGCAATCATTTTGTAATTGTGATTTTCGAGGATGATTTTAGCAATGTCACGAATTTGAGCTTCATCATCTACAACTAAAATTAATTCTCCCTTTCCTGGGTGCGCTTCTGAATCTTCTGTATCAAATACTTGGCTTGCTTCCACTGCTGGTAAAAAAACTTTAAATTTGCTGCCTTTACCAACTCGGCTGGACACTTTGATAAAACCGCCGTGGCTTTTAATGATGCCAAGTGCGGTTGAAAGTCCTAGCCCGGTGCCTGTATTAACCCCTTTTGTGCTAAAAAATGGCTCAAAAATTTTATCTAATATTTCTGGCGGAATGCCAATTCCATTATCACCAACGGTAATCACAATATAATACCCAACTTTGGCATCAAGATTCATTTTCGTATAAGCTTGATCAATGAACTGATTTGTCGCAGAAATTTCGATATTACCCCCATCTGGCAAAGCATCACGGGCATTTACTATTAGATTCATCAGCACTTGATGCAGTT
It encodes the following:
- a CDS encoding beta-lactamase hydrolase domain-containing protein, with product MNIVRKINDELAIAGQITLDQLKQIADEGYKSVLNLRLPDETGFLVDEQEKTELLGLYYINLPFKTEDIKEQGTFQIFQKIAKLPKPTLIHCDNSIRSATIVLLYIALKQGIEFEKALQKVINLGLI
- a CDS encoding HetP family heterocyst commitment protein, whose product is MNYQISSSQKNFQKAITPEQFEQVIEAITDGRYSWACVLILRFVGYNPLHFIPQRTYSRLIKENSHTPTLPVSTTRQNS
- a CDS encoding response regulator transcription factor produces the protein MPHILLVDDEAALRESLTYTLEKEGYTVTTAADGHNAIKQFHKQVPDIILLDLMLPEVDGMEICWRIRAFSDVPIVMLTAKDQDIDKVWGLEAGADDYVTKPFNTRELLARIKTVLRRRLGN
- a CDS encoding sensor histidine kinase; protein product: MGWLPRIKLNSIHAKLLATYLLLIALGTSFMAGYILWSFHAYFMRSRQMDLENWTAALSESAADALEAKDLQRIEVLVQRYGAPETVTLRIFNQQARLLATSDPLRDKLVTDWYKVPGVWEALQNRPEQGVAKGVLSTEDRLYIARPIARNGQLLGVLRMSITLDQLQRQFATVIWSVLGTLAVTILLCALISTRFARSLSKPIETMQNFAIRLGGGHFGDKLIIHENNELDQLAAELNRMSQRLASLDQERRAFLANVSHELRTPISNVQVTVDALRSGAYEEPELRDRFFQTIENEIKRLSRLIHDLLDLGRLEAGVTQLEQQIFSLRGLINRAVNAMESRMQAVGVSVQVNVVDLQLQGDPERLLQAILNVLDNAIKHSVPDSLVLISGYTKGKQAVVKIQDQGLGISEDDLPRIFEQFYTTDPSRKGNSNGLGLAIAKRIIEAHQGSITASSLPNEGATFTICLPLLGSGQ